The genomic window CCGGTTGCCCGTCCGTCCCGAAGAACGCGTCGGCCACGACGGTCTCGCGGCCGTCCTCGACGGTCGTGACCTGTACGTAGACGTTCCGTCCGTGCGGAAGCGACGCCGTCTCGATCTCGTCGCCGAGCGCGCGGTCGCCGCCGGGAACGACGCCGTCGGTCTCGATATCGTCTTTGATCCGGGTGACTGCCGTCGTCTCCGTCGTCCGGTCGGTAGCACCGGGGAGCGTCTCGGTGATATAGAGCCCGTACAGTCCCACGCCGACGAGGAGCGCCGAGACGGCGACGAGCGCGGCGAGCGGTTCGGTCTGTCCGCGCCGGCGGCTAGACATCGACGAGTGTGACATCGAAGGTTTCCGTCGCCGCGTTGTGTCTCACGTATCCCGGCGTCTCCGCGGGAGTGTCGATGGCTGCGCCGCCCGACTCACACACCGAGACCGGCTCGGAGTCAGGCTCCGCACGGAGCCCTTTAGGGGCGTCGATGCCCTGGTCGGCGCTTATCGTCTCGGCACAGACCTCCTCTCCGCCGACCCGAATCCGCACGTCGATCGGGAAATACAACGAATTGTGATCGGTGAGATCGTCTGAGTCGAGGCGGGCAGTTTCTGCCGTAGGACTCGCGTCGACGGATTTCTCGATCCGGCCGAGATCCTTCTCGCCGGTCGCCAGTATCTGTACGGTCGCGTCCGTGTTCGCCTCGTAGGCGAACCGAGCGTCATGCGTCTGGTCTCCCGCAACGCGTTCGAATTCGACGGCGACGCTGACGGTCGGTACCGGCGTGGTGCTGACGGTCCGGGTTCGGATCCGGTCGTCCGCAGTCCGCCACTCCCCGGTGTTGTCCGCGTACGCGTCGTCGACATCCTCGAGGAAGACGTCGAACGCGTTCGTGTCCGCTCGGTCGAGTTCCGTCGCGTACTCGTCTTCGAAGGCGCGCCCTTCGGAGAGGTTCTCGAGGCGCTCGTGGCCCATGACGGGGACGACGCGTCCGTAGGTGAGACTCGCTCGAGCGGTGCCGTGCTCGTTTCGCATCGCGACCGTTCGGCCGTCGAACTTGATCTCGGTCGCGTCGTGGTCGTAGGTCGAACTCGCCTGGGCGGTGCTGCCGGCGGTTTCCTCGATGGCGTTTACCGCCCGATTGGCATCCGGCGGTGGCCCGTTCGGCAACCCGACTGCGATACCGGCGACAGCGACGCTGACGATGGAGACGGCCAGCCAGACGTACCAGCCGTCGACCGGGGTTTCCAGATCCATGCTGCCTCTCGCCGCGTGTTCGTATTTAAATCCGAGTCCGAGACGGGCTCACAGGAGGATGTCGAGCGCAGTTACTGTCACGACGTACAACACCATCGAGGAGGCGAGCGCGCGGCCGATGTGGTAGCCGAAGAGGGCCCGATCGATCCCGTGACGCAGGGCGATCGAGAGCGGCGTGACGATGAAACACAGCGCGATCAGGTAGACCCCGATGACGACCGCGAGCGATTCGGCGGGGAACGCGGCAGCATCGACCCCCTCTGCGCCGCTCAGATCTGCACTGGACATCATCGCGGCCATCCCGACGGTCGCACCGGCCACGAGCGGCGCGAAGTACGCCGCCGTGTTGTCGAGCGTGCCCGTCACCTGTTTGAGGTCCCGTTTCGCCTCGGCTTCGACCTCCTCGAGCTCCTCGAGGTGGTCGGCCATCGAGACGATGGCTCGGCCGGCGGGTTTCCCCTCGTCGGCGGCGATCGCGAGCAACGCGGCGGTCCCGCGAGCGCGCGGACTCGGGATATCTCGAAGCGCGCCGTAGCTCCCGAGAAACGCCTCCCGGACGCCCATATGCAGCCGCCGCTGGAGGCCGGCCGCACGTTCGAAGACAGCGCCGGTCTCGGCGGGAACGCGGTCGGCCGCCAGCTCGACCGCCGATTCGACGGATTCGCCCTCGGCGACCTGCCGTCCCACGATGTACAGCGCGTCGGTGAGGTGTGCTTCGACATCGCGGACGTAGTGGCGCACCTCGAGGATAGGGCCGTACGTGGCCAGCAGCGCGATACCGACGCCGATACCGACGGCGGCGATCGGTGCGAGGTGAGCGGGGCCGAACGCGGCGACCAGCAGGTAGCTACAGAGACCGGCGAGCACGCCCCAGAGCGCCCGAAGGTGGAGCCGATCGGGGACGTCCGGATGATCGTGGCCGATCGTCGGCGGCGGAAACGCGACCGGGCGGCGAACGAGTAACCAGAGGCTCGCGCCGATCAGCACGGCGGGGAGGACCGCGTTGTACAGGAAGACGAAGAGCCAGATGTTGACCGAGTAGCCGACCATCGGGACCGTCGGGACGAGCGAGACCAGCGCGAGCGGGATCATGATCCCGAACGCGAACAGCCCCGTCGCCGGCGCTCGGATCGCGGTCGTGAAATCGGCCATCTGACTGCGAGTGCCCGAAAGGATGGCCGAGAGCGATCGATCGAGCGTGCGGACGCGCTCGGCGTCCGGCGCGTCTTGGGCGGCCACGAGCAGGTGCGCCGACCGCCGGAGCGCCGGGAACCACTCGGCCCACTCGTCGGCGAAGGAGAGCAGCCCCGTTCCGGACGTACCGATCGATCGATCGATGTGACCGTCGAGACTCCGCGAGAGCGGGCCGTGGCCCGTTTCGGCCGCGAACCGAACCGCGCCCTCGAGCGCCGGTTGGACCTGCATTCGCAGCACCGCTCGGCCGATGAGATTCGGCGTGTCGCCGAGCGCCTCCGTTCGGCGAAACGCCGCCTGCAAGTGCGGCATCGAGTGAACGGTGTGGATCGCCGCGAGCGGTGCGACGAGCACGAAAAACAGGACGAAGGGGATCGGAGCCGACGTGACCAGTAGCGCCACCGGGAGAAACGCCGCGACGATCCCGGCCCCGTATCCCGCCCGGACGATCGTCTCGGCGTCGTGTGGCGAGTCGGTAAAGGAGAGCGACTCCTCGAGGTCGTCGCTCCCGTCGACGGCGGCTGGATACAGCGCGGCGAGTGCGCGGACGAGCGTCGATGAGAATCCCATTTTGCGATCACTCGTCCCCGTCGCCCCGATCGGCGTACACTGCGGCGACCGATTGTGGGTCCGTTCGGCCGTCGCGGGCGAGCGTCGACAGGAGCTCCGTTCTCGCCGAAATCGCCCGGCGAACGTCGGCGTAGTTCTCGGTCGGTCCGGCGAGGCGCTCGACGACCCGGCTCTCGCCGCGATCGATCCGACCGGTCGCGACCGCTCGCTCGCCGTCTAACTCGTACAGCGGCTCGAACCAGATATCGTCGCCGCTGCCCACGACCTCCTCGATGCTGGCGAGGCGTCGTGTTCGCCCGTCGGGCGTTCGGTGGGCTTGGACGGTGACGACGAGATCCGTCGCACCGAACGACGAGGGTTCGACGGCGAGATCGGAGACGACGCGCTCGTAGACCGCGTCGGCGCCGTCGCCGTGAATCGTCCCGAGCACCGCGTTCGCGTTGGCACCCACCCGCATCGCCTCGTAGAGAACTTGGGCCTCCTCGCCGCGGATCTCGCCGACGACGAGCGCCCCGTCGCCGAGCCGAAGCGCCGTCCGGAGCGCCGTTTCGGCCGTTATCTCGGGGCCGTCGCCGGACCCCGTCCGCAGCGCCTGCACGTCTCGCCCGACCGACTGCAGCGGCCCGACCGGGAGTTCGGGCGTGTCCTCGATCAGGACCGTTCGGGTCCCCGCCGCGAGTTCGTACAGCAGCGTTCCCAGCAGGGTCGTCTTTCCGGACCCGCGGGTCCCGGCGATCAGCGCGGCGGCGTTGCGTTCGACGGCGACCGAGAGAAACGCCGCGACCGCCGCCGACATGGTTCCGTTCGCGACGAGCGCCGGCAGGGTGAACTCGTCGTCGGGCTGTTCCCGAAACGCGAAGGCGATGCCGTCCGCGACCGGATCGGTGACGCCGGCGACCCGAATGCGGGTGCCGCTCTCGAGTGCAGCCGTCGCGTCGACCGTCGGGCTCGCCCGGGAGAACGCCCGGCCGCTCGTGCGCCGAACCCGCGAGGCGAGCGCCCGAGCGCCGCCGGATGTGAGGTGGACGTTCGTGGTCATCGACTCCCCGTCGACGACGACGCGGATGGGGTTCGCCGAGACCGGCGACGTGACGTACACGTCGGTGACGCGGGGATCGGCGAACAGGTCCTCGAGGACCCCGTACCCGATCGTGTGCTTGCGCAAGATTGCCGTCAAACGCGGGTCGGCCGGCTCGTCGCTGGCGGCCTCGATCGCCTGCGAGGCCGCGCGATCCCCTTCCACGGTTCCTTCCGCGATCGCTTCGTATCCCTCGATGAGGACCCGCCGTTCGTCACCGGAAAGAGTCGTGTCGATCACGTCGAGGGCGTAGCGCGCGACGCCGTCCGACCGTCCGTAGATCCGTGCGTCGCTCCCCGTCTCGAGCGACCGGGCGTCCCTGAGATGTGCGCCGTCGGCGACCGTCCGGTCGACGAAGTACTGGCCGACGGTGAGCCCGACGGTCGGCGTCAGCGCCGATTCATCGCTCCCGGTCTCGAGCGCGCTCGCGGCCGCGACCAGTCCCGATTCGATGCCGATGTCGGCGATCGGGCCGACCCTCGTTCGCAGTTCCTCGCCGACCGCGAGCGGCTCCTGCGCGGCCGCCGTCGCCAACTGCTCGTCGCGATCGCCGAGCAGTGCGACGAACCGGCCGGCCGCGCCGAGGAGGTCGACGCCGCGACCGTCATACCGGAACTCGAGCCCGTTCGATCGGACGACGATCCGGGACGCGTCGCGGTCGGCGAGCGCTTCGACCGCCGTCTGACGGCAGGCACTCGCGCTCTCGAGGTCACCGTCGCAGTCGGCCGCATCGAGGAGCAGCGTCTCGTCCTCGAACGATACCCGACAGGCACACGGCGATAGTCGATCCTCGTTTCGGCCGAAGAGACCGCCCACTCCGGGGGCGTCCCGACCGAAGAAGTTGCGAACGCCGAGGCCGTCGATGACCGATCGAAGGTGTCCGGTCCCGTCCTGAGACATACCGATGCTGGCAGCGGCTTCCGATTTAAACTCACACACGGCTCGCGACGACGACCGGATCCCCATTGTCGTCGGCCTGCAGCGTCAGCGCGAGCCGTACTCCGCCGGTTCCGCCGAGTTCGACCGATTCGTTGTCGGCGGGATCGTTCCGGACGATCGGCTCTCCGATGACCGTCTCTCGCGTCGTGCCGTCCTCGAGAACGTAACGAACGGCGCTGTAGCTCCCGTTCTCTCGCGGCGTAATCTCGAAGTGATCGACGGATTCGGTCGTGAGCGACCCCCGCGGCAGCGTCACGTCGACGACTCGCCGGGGATCGGGATGACCGTCGGGCGAGAGTTCTTCGGATTCGGCGAGCGAGGTCGCCGCGTCGTCGATCGCCGCGATGCTCGCGTCGACCTGCCGCTGGCTGTTCATCGATGCTCCGCGTTCGATCGCCGGGACCGCGAGCACCACGAGCGCGACCGTGAGCACGATCGCGACGACGTACCGAATCACGGCAGTCTGGCGCGAAGCGACTGCAACACGCCCCCGGTTGACCCCTCGTCGCTGTCGGACGGTGAGTCGTGTGTCTCGTCTGGGCGGGACGCGCCGTCGACACAGTCATCGTCGGCCGCCCCGTCCCGACCGGCCGATTCGGAGAGCCGGGAGTCGAGGGCGGCCTGCGTCGCGCCGGCGGTGGTCCGTGGCTCTCGAGTCGTCGAGGCGTCTCCATCGGTCGTCGGCGAGACGATCTCCGAGACGGTTCGTTCGATGGCGGGCGGATCGCTGCCCGACTCGCCCGCATCGTCCGGTTCGCTCGAGACCGTGCTCGAATCGCGGTCGCCTCGAGCGGAGCTCAATCGGTTCGTCTCGGTAGCTCCGGTCCGGTCGTCGGACGTGGCATCGGCGGTGACCGGTCGCGGGTCGTCTATGTTGAGATCGGTCGCGTCGTCGACGGCTCGCTCGATGTCGCCGAGGCGGTACTCGAGTCGATCGACGGCGGCGACGGCCGCGTCGGCGCGCCGTTCGACGGCTCCGTTGACCGATTCGACGTTGCCGACGACCCCATCGAGGGCGTCGATCCGTCCTTCGAGGGTGGCGATACGGCGCTCGTGTTCCTCGACCCGCGCGGTCAGGTCCTCGAGCGCGCTGGCGACGGACGCGATGTCGGCGAGTTCGTCCAGTTCGATATCGCCGTCGACGACGGCGCGTTCGACGGCGGACAGTCGCCGCTCGATCCGCTCGATGTCGCTCATGGCGAGCGTTGCCGAGCCTTCGTATTTAAACATGAGACTACGTCCTCCGGCGAACCGCTTACCGAACGGTATCGCTGCCGTTCGCGTGTCAAACGACAGCCTTCGTCGGTAAATCGATCGTTCAGTCTGCCCGATTCCACTGAATTGGTCCGAATCGGTCGAAACGGTCGGGCCGGTATTTGGGTCGCCGAGACCGAGACGTACACTCTCGGTGATCCCAATGGCGAGTCCCCCTTCCCTGCCCGATCGGCGATCCGCCGACTCGAGCCCGCCGAGCGACCGCCGTGACGACGAACACGGCGCACTCGAGCGCGCAGCACCGAGGATCGCGACACCGATCCGCGCGGCGGGGTTCTGGACGGCGATCGCGATGCCGATTCTGTACCTGCCCCTGCTCGCCGGCGGCCTGTCGTCGTCGCTCGAGGGAGGCGCGTTCCTCGGGCTGGTCGTCGGGAACCTGCTGGCGCTGTACGTCGGACACGCGCATCGCCGGTGAGAGACACGTCGCGGAGCTCAGTCGCTCGAGCGCCGCGATCGAACGTGGCCGAACTCCTGTCGGATCGCCCGTCGCTTGACGAGGACGAATCCGACCGCGATGAGCCCAAACCCGAGCAGCGTCGCGGTATCGACGAGTTCGCCGAGATAGAGCCACCCGACGATCGCGGTGACGATCGGTGCGACGTACGACACCATGTTGATCTCGACGGCACCCAGTCGCTCGAGCAGGTCGAAGTAGATGAGGAAGCCGACGGCGCTTGCGCCCACCGACAGGTACGCGATCGCGCCGATCGCCTCCGGATTGGTCCACGCGGCCGGCTCGACGGGCTCGCCGATCGCGAGGCTCGCGAGGTGCATCAGGAGCGCGCCGCCGAGCATCGACCACGCCTCCATCGTCTCGATGGGGAGCGAGGCGTCGATCCGCCGGGTGAGGACGCTGCCGAGTGCAAACGCCGCCGCGGCACAGAAGACGAGTCCCTTCGCCACCGCGTCGGTGGCGAGCAGATTGGACGGATCGGGGCGGACGATGACGGCGACACCGACGAGACCGACGAGGACGCCGACGATGCCGACCGACGAGAGCGCGTCGGAGGGGACGAGCAGTCGGGCGAACCCGGAACTCAGGACCGGCGAGAGACTGACCAGGATCGCGGCCGCCGCGGCCGTCGTATTCACCTGTCCGACGAACAGGAACGCGTGGTAGGCCGCGATTAAGAGCGTGGCTCCGACGGCAACCTGCATCCACTCGAGTCGGCCGCGGGGCCGCCAGTTATCGACGGCGTACACCGCGTAGCCGAGCATCAGTAGGCCGGCGATATCGTATCGCAGCGCCGCGAACAGCACCGGTGGAATATACGAGAGTCCGGCGCTGATCGCGACGAACGCGGATCCCCACAGCGTTGCGAGCGTCAGGAAGAGGGCGAGATTTCGATATCGGCTCACGGTGGCTTCTCCCGGGAGGGACGGCCTCTGTCTTTCGATTCGAAGCAGCCGTGACGAGCAGTGGACGGCCGCTTCAGTCGTCGAAACGTCACGACTGTTTCAGGAACGGTCGAAGCAGTAGAGCAGCGGGTGTCGATGGAACGGCGGAACGGTGGATCCGCGGGTCGGCGGTCAGCGAATCAGTGGGGTAGCGGGTCGGCGGGTCGGCGCGGTAGGTCGGCGGGTTGGTGGGTTTGTGGACCGGTTCAGAGCGGGGGCCGCTCGCGAATTTCGGGTTCCTCCTCGGTCTGTCTGAACTGCTCGAGCAGGGGCTTGATGTCGTCGAATCCCTCGGCCAGTACGATGTCGCCGCTCCGGAGATCGTACTCGATGATGTCGTAGTCCTCGAGTCGCGGCAGGTGGTTGTGGACTAACGAGACGTAGACGCGCTGTCTGGTCTCCTTGCCGACCGCGTCGGCACGGGCGTCGAGTTCCCATGCCGCGACCTGCGTAACGAGATCTTCGAGGTTCGCAGTGGCGTCGTCGGCTAACTGGTAGAGCAGATATCGCCGTTCGGATTCCGCGAGCAGGGAACAGGCCGCCTCCATCCGACTGGCGTTCGTCTGGTTCATAGTTCGTCCAAGCACCAAGTGGTATTACACCTACTGCCAACACAGATAGGGTTCGCGTCCCCGCCGATCCGGACGCGTTCTCGAGAGCGCTCGGGAGGAGCCCGAAATCGAACGATTTCGGCGAATTCGGCGTTCATACGTCGTCTCGAGACTGTTTCGATAATCGGTCTTTCCGCCGTTGCTGTGAGTCGTGACGGTCGTATCGGTTCCTATGACTATACTTGTCACATGTTATGGGATGAACAGGCGCAAAACCTCGCCGTTTACGGCGAGGATACGCGCCGTCACCGGATGACACTAACCACCGATAACTGCACAGTTGGATATTCCACGCTCAACCACTATATTTAATACGGAAAATTCTATAAGTACTTATGAACACAGTCAGATGCTGGAAACAACCCGCACCTATCGAGCGAAAATCGTCAACCACTCTCAAGTGAGTGACGATCTCGATGACTGCGGACACTCAGCATCCAAACTGTGGAATGTCGCCCGCTATCACACCCAACAAGAATGGGATGAAACCGGCGAGATACCGT from Natrinema versiforme includes these protein-coding regions:
- a CDS encoding type II/IV secretion system ATPase subunit, yielding MSQDGTGHLRSVIDGLGVRNFFGRDAPGVGGLFGRNEDRLSPCACRVSFEDETLLLDAADCDGDLESASACRQTAVEALADRDASRIVVRSNGLEFRYDGRGVDLLGAAGRFVALLGDRDEQLATAAAQEPLAVGEELRTRVGPIADIGIESGLVAAASALETGSDESALTPTVGLTVGQYFVDRTVADGAHLRDARSLETGSDARIYGRSDGVARYALDVIDTTLSGDERRVLIEGYEAIAEGTVEGDRAASQAIEAASDEPADPRLTAILRKHTIGYGVLEDLFADPRVTDVYVTSPVSANPIRVVVDGESMTTNVHLTSGGARALASRVRRTSGRAFSRASPTVDATAALESGTRIRVAGVTDPVADGIAFAFREQPDDEFTLPALVANGTMSAAVAAFLSVAVERNAAALIAGTRGSGKTTLLGTLLYELAAGTRTVLIEDTPELPVGPLQSVGRDVQALRTGSGDGPEITAETALRTALRLGDGALVVGEIRGEEAQVLYEAMRVGANANAVLGTIHGDGADAVYERVVSDLAVEPSSFGATDLVVTVQAHRTPDGRTRRLASIEEVVGSGDDIWFEPLYELDGERAVATGRIDRGESRVVERLAGPTENYADVRRAISARTELLSTLARDGRTDPQSVAAVYADRGDGDE
- a CDS encoding DMT family transporter, whose product is MSRYRNLALFLTLATLWGSAFVAISAGLSYIPPVLFAALRYDIAGLLMLGYAVYAVDNWRPRGRLEWMQVAVGATLLIAAYHAFLFVGQVNTTAAAAAILVSLSPVLSSGFARLLVPSDALSSVGIVGVLVGLVGVAVIVRPDPSNLLATDAVAKGLVFCAAAAFALGSVLTRRIDASLPIETMEAWSMLGGALLMHLASLAIGEPVEPAAWTNPEAIGAIAYLSVGASAVGFLIYFDLLERLGAVEINMVSYVAPIVTAIVGWLYLGELVDTATLLGFGLIAVGFVLVKRRAIRQEFGHVRSRRSSD
- a CDS encoding secretion system protein, which codes for MGFSSTLVRALAALYPAAVDGSDDLEESLSFTDSPHDAETIVRAGYGAGIVAAFLPVALLVTSAPIPFVLFFVLVAPLAAIHTVHSMPHLQAAFRRTEALGDTPNLIGRAVLRMQVQPALEGAVRFAAETGHGPLSRSLDGHIDRSIGTSGTGLLSFADEWAEWFPALRRSAHLLVAAQDAPDAERVRTLDRSLSAILSGTRSQMADFTTAIRAPATGLFAFGIMIPLALVSLVPTVPMVGYSVNIWLFVFLYNAVLPAVLIGASLWLLVRRPVAFPPPTIGHDHPDVPDRLHLRALWGVLAGLCSYLLVAAFGPAHLAPIAAVGIGVGIALLATYGPILEVRHYVRDVEAHLTDALYIVGRQVAEGESVESAVELAADRVPAETGAVFERAAGLQRRLHMGVREAFLGSYGALRDIPSPRARGTAALLAIAADEGKPAGRAIVSMADHLEELEEVEAEAKRDLKQVTGTLDNTAAYFAPLVAGATVGMAAMMSSADLSGAEGVDAAAFPAESLAVVIGVYLIALCFIVTPLSIALRHGIDRALFGYHIGRALASSMVLYVVTVTALDILL